One window of the Oncorhynchus mykiss isolate Arlee chromosome 5, USDA_OmykA_1.1, whole genome shotgun sequence genome contains the following:
- the LOC110523772 gene encoding armadillo repeat protein deleted in velo-cardio-facial syndrome isoform X3 yields the protein MPAEVKEEQIPEGPSSLSAITLETKESHVEPADDDLNTPTSNSSVVTSTNGSSTAETEAPQHTEDPKAVEMANDQADTPTPQLPPAPQHPPVTQVPMCPDNQSLQPSPLTNVQHSSEYLTPLITTTATITTLPPPYNNTDRDPNTEIPERQNSIYTLPDPPFPGLGGDMCSGYGSLSRGGVHHSSLHTYWPSRNYQTQPGGHYTLPLPRDNYGQVGLTNQTEGEGPGDAQDVKADYPTSSYATLGGIHYLRPITTMELLMEPSRTRGGYEEALMSQVDGDPTSFFQAMSRAQMLQFPHKRCSMVSLDSIRKDPRWRDPNLREVITMLSHPMDPVKSNAAAYLQHLCYENDHMKQDVRQLKGVPVLVGLLDHPKAEVHRKACGALRNISYGKDHHNKVAIKNCDGIPALVRLLRKSSNMEVRELVTGTLWNLSSHEPLKMMIINHGLQTLTDEVIIPHSGWRRDPTEHSRPQETEWTTVFKNTSGCLRNVSSDGAEARQRLRECEGLVDALLYALQSAVAHKETDNKSVENCVCILRNLSYHVHKEVPGAERFQEPVANQVPGLGGNQKKKKEADCFGGKKPKGWRNGPSDKKYGTLDLPKRTEPMKGLELLYQPEVVRLYLSLLTCSQNHNTLEAAAGALQNLAAGHWACLCSKWSSYIRATVRKEKGLPVLVELLRSDGDKVVRAVAIALRNLAIDRRNKDLIGSYAMRDLVSNLPCGQQRPAKNLEGDTVVAILNTIHEIISDSPENARGLIQGHAIQKLVAINKTSQSGRETKAASHVLQTVWAYKDLRNSLYKGGWNKSHFKPTSGMPKKPKSGKSGYDDITLPLMEKNQDGYSTVEQGDRVGDGPGHMMEREPLQSIPERKHFIRAGRPAVGLVERKPPPLDSWV from the exons ATGCCTGCAGAGGTGAAAGAG GAGCAGATCCCAGAGGGGCCCTCGTCTCTGTCGGCTATAACCCTGGAGACCAAGGAATCACATGTGGAGCCTGCAGACGATGACCTGAACACACCCACCTCCAACTCCTCTGTTGTCACCTCCACCAATGGCAGCTCCACTGCAGAGACAGAGGCACCACAACACACAGAG GACCCCAAGGCTGTGGAAATGGCGAATGACCAGGCAGACACACCCACCCCACAGCTTCCCCCAGCCCCACAGCATCCCCCGGTTACCCAGGTTCCCATGTGTCCAGACAACCAATCTCTGCAGCCCAGCCCCCTGACCAACGTCCAACACTCCTCTGAGTACCTCACCCCCCTTATCACAACCACTGCTACCATCaccactctcccccctccctacAACAACACAGACCGTGATCCCAACACAGAGATCCCTGAGAGGCAGAACAGCATCTACACCCTCCCCGACCCTCCCTTTCCTGGCCTTGGAGGTGATATGTGTTCTGGGTATGGCAGCCTGTCTCGAGGAGGTGTCCACCATAGCTCCCTCCACACCTACTGGCCCTCCAGGAACTACCAGACCCAGCCCGGaggccactacaccctgcccctACCCAGGGACAACTACGGCCAGGTGGGCCTGACTAACCAGACCGAGGGGGAAGGACCAGGGGACGCCCAGGATGTAAAGGCTGACTACCCCACCTCCAGCTACGCCACCCTGGGGGGAATCCACTATCTCAGACCCATCACTACCATGGAGCTCCTGATGGAGCCGTCCAGAACCAG AGGGGGATACGAGGAGGCCCTCATGTCCCAGGTGGACGGAGACCCCACCTCCTTCTTCCAGGCCATGTCCAGGGCCCAGATGCTACAGTTCCCCCACAAGCGCTGCAGCATGGTCAGCCTGGACAGCATCCGTAAGGACCCCCGCTGGAGGGACCCCAACCTGAGGGAGGTCATCACCATGCTCAGCCACCCCATGGACCCGGTCAAGTCCAACGCCGCCGCCTACTTGCAGCACCTGTGCTACGAGAACGACCACATGAAGCAGGACGTCAGGCAGCTGAAGGGGGTTCCAGTACTGGTGGGCCTCCTGGACCACCCTAAAGCCGAGGTCCACCGCAAGGCCTGTGGAGCCCTGAGGAACATCTCCTACGGGAAAGACCACCACAACAAGGTGGCCATCAAGAACTGTGACGGCATCCCCGCCCTGGTCAGACTGCTGAGAAAGTCCAGTAACATGGAGGTCAGAGAGCTGGTCACAG GGACCCTGTGGAACCTCTCCTCCCATGAGCCTCTGAAGATGATGATCATCAACCACGGGCTCCAGACACTAACTGATGAGGTCATCATCCCCCACTCTGGCTGGAGGAGAGACCCTACTGAGCACTCCAGACCCCAGGAGACAGAGTGGACCACCGTGTTCAAGAACACCTCAGGATGTCTCAG GAATGTGAGCTCAGATGGGGCAGAGGCTCGGCAGAGACTGAGGGAGTGTGAGGGGCTGGTGGACGCACTCCTCTATGCCCTTCAGTCAGCTGTCGCACACAAGGAGACCGACAATAAG tcggtAGAGAACTGTGTCTGCATCCTGAGAAACCTCTCCTACCACGTCCACAAAGAGGTGCCGGGGGCGGAGAGATTTCAGGAACCCGTGGCCAATCAGGTGCCAGGGTTAGGAGGGAACCAGAAGAAAAAGAAGGAGGCAGACTGTTTTGGAGGGAAGAAGCCAAAGG gcTGGAGAAATGGACCAAGTGATAAAAAATATGGTACTCTGGATTTACCCAAACGCACAGAACCAATGAAAG gtCTGGAGCTGCTTTACCAGCCAGAGGTTGTGAGGCTATACCTGTCTCTCCTCACTTGCAGTCAGAACCACAACACCCTGGAGGCAGCAGCCGGAGCGCTGCAGAACCTCGCTGCAGGACACTGGGCT tgcctttgCTCAAAGTGGTCCAGTTACATCCGGGCCACAGTGAGGAAGGAGAAAGGTCTGCCTGTCCTGGTGGAGCTACTGCGTTCAGATGGTGATAAAGTGGTCCGGGCTGTAGCTATTGCTCTCCGCAACCTGGCCATAGATCGCCGCAACAAAGACCTCATAG GGAGTTATGCCATGAGGGACCTGGTCAGTAACCTGCCCTGTGGTCAACAGAGGCCAGCCAAGAACCTGGAAGGGGACACAGTGGTGGCCATTCTGAACACTATCCATGAGATCATCTCAGACAGCCCTGAGAACGCCCGAGGTCTCATACAGGGCCACGCCATCCAGAAACTGGTAGCCATCAACAAGACAAG CCAATCTGGGCGAGAGACCAAAGCAGCATCTCATGTCCTGCAGACAGTGTGGGCTTACAAGGACCTAAGAAACAGTCTCTACAAGGGAGGCTGGAACAAGAGCCACTTTAAG CCAACTAGTGGAATGCCCAAAAAACCCAAGAGCGGAAAGTCAGGCTATGATGACATCACACTGCCTCTGATGGAGAAAAATCAAG ATGGATACTCCACTGTGGAGCAGGGGGACAGAGTGGGTGATGGGCCAGGCCACATGATGGAGAGAGAGCCTCTCCAG AGTATCCCAGAGAGGAAGCACTTCATCCGGGCTGGAAGGCCTGCAGTGGGCCTGGTGGAGCGCAAACCTCCACCCCTCGACTCCTGGGTCTGA
- the LOC110523772 gene encoding armadillo repeat protein deleted in velo-cardio-facial syndrome isoform X1, whose amino-acid sequence MPAEVKEEQIPEGPSSLSAITLETKESHVEPADDDLNTPTSNSSVVTSTNGSSTAETEAPQHTEDPKAVEMANDQADTPTPQLPPAPQHPPVTQVPMCPDNQSLQPSPLTNVQHSSEYLTPLITTTATITTLPPPYNNTDRDPNTEIPERQNSIYTLPDPPFPGLGGDMCSGYGSLSRGGVHHSSLHTYWPSRNYQTQPGGHYTLPLPRDNYGQVGLTNQTEGEGPGDAQDVKADYPTSSYATLGGIHYLRPITTMELLMEPSRTRGGYEEALMSQVDGDPTSFFQAMSRAQMLQFPHKRCSMVSLDSIRKDPRWRDPNLREVITMLSHPMDPVKSNAAAYLQHLCYENDHMKQDVRQLKGVPVLVGLLDHPKAEVHRKACGALRNISYGKDHHNKVAIKNCDGIPALVRLLRKSSNMEVRELVTGTLWNLSSHEPLKMMIINHGLQTLTDEVIIPHSGWRRDPTEHSRPQETEWTTVFKNTSGCLRNVSSDGAEARQRLRECEGLVDALLYALQSAVAHKETDNKSVENCVCILRNLSYHVHKEVPGAERFQEPVANQVPGLGGNQKKKKEADCFGGKKPKEEWFSQSWRNGPSDKKYGTLDLPKRTEPMKGLELLYQPEVVRLYLSLLTCSQNHNTLEAAAGALQNLAAGHWACLCSKWSSYIRATVRKEKGLPVLVELLRSDGDKVVRAVAIALRNLAIDRRNKDLIGSYAMRDLVSNLPCGQQRPAKNLEGDTVVAILNTIHEIISDSPENARGLIQGHAIQKLVAINKTSQSGRETKAASHVLQTVWAYKDLRNSLYKGGWNKSHFKPTSGMPKKPKSGKSGYDDITLPLMEKNQDGYSTVEQGDRVGDGPGHMMEREPLQSIPERKHFIRAGRPAVGLVERKPPPLDSWV is encoded by the exons ATGCCTGCAGAGGTGAAAGAG GAGCAGATCCCAGAGGGGCCCTCGTCTCTGTCGGCTATAACCCTGGAGACCAAGGAATCACATGTGGAGCCTGCAGACGATGACCTGAACACACCCACCTCCAACTCCTCTGTTGTCACCTCCACCAATGGCAGCTCCACTGCAGAGACAGAGGCACCACAACACACAGAG GACCCCAAGGCTGTGGAAATGGCGAATGACCAGGCAGACACACCCACCCCACAGCTTCCCCCAGCCCCACAGCATCCCCCGGTTACCCAGGTTCCCATGTGTCCAGACAACCAATCTCTGCAGCCCAGCCCCCTGACCAACGTCCAACACTCCTCTGAGTACCTCACCCCCCTTATCACAACCACTGCTACCATCaccactctcccccctccctacAACAACACAGACCGTGATCCCAACACAGAGATCCCTGAGAGGCAGAACAGCATCTACACCCTCCCCGACCCTCCCTTTCCTGGCCTTGGAGGTGATATGTGTTCTGGGTATGGCAGCCTGTCTCGAGGAGGTGTCCACCATAGCTCCCTCCACACCTACTGGCCCTCCAGGAACTACCAGACCCAGCCCGGaggccactacaccctgcccctACCCAGGGACAACTACGGCCAGGTGGGCCTGACTAACCAGACCGAGGGGGAAGGACCAGGGGACGCCCAGGATGTAAAGGCTGACTACCCCACCTCCAGCTACGCCACCCTGGGGGGAATCCACTATCTCAGACCCATCACTACCATGGAGCTCCTGATGGAGCCGTCCAGAACCAG AGGGGGATACGAGGAGGCCCTCATGTCCCAGGTGGACGGAGACCCCACCTCCTTCTTCCAGGCCATGTCCAGGGCCCAGATGCTACAGTTCCCCCACAAGCGCTGCAGCATGGTCAGCCTGGACAGCATCCGTAAGGACCCCCGCTGGAGGGACCCCAACCTGAGGGAGGTCATCACCATGCTCAGCCACCCCATGGACCCGGTCAAGTCCAACGCCGCCGCCTACTTGCAGCACCTGTGCTACGAGAACGACCACATGAAGCAGGACGTCAGGCAGCTGAAGGGGGTTCCAGTACTGGTGGGCCTCCTGGACCACCCTAAAGCCGAGGTCCACCGCAAGGCCTGTGGAGCCCTGAGGAACATCTCCTACGGGAAAGACCACCACAACAAGGTGGCCATCAAGAACTGTGACGGCATCCCCGCCCTGGTCAGACTGCTGAGAAAGTCCAGTAACATGGAGGTCAGAGAGCTGGTCACAG GGACCCTGTGGAACCTCTCCTCCCATGAGCCTCTGAAGATGATGATCATCAACCACGGGCTCCAGACACTAACTGATGAGGTCATCATCCCCCACTCTGGCTGGAGGAGAGACCCTACTGAGCACTCCAGACCCCAGGAGACAGAGTGGACCACCGTGTTCAAGAACACCTCAGGATGTCTCAG GAATGTGAGCTCAGATGGGGCAGAGGCTCGGCAGAGACTGAGGGAGTGTGAGGGGCTGGTGGACGCACTCCTCTATGCCCTTCAGTCAGCTGTCGCACACAAGGAGACCGACAATAAG tcggtAGAGAACTGTGTCTGCATCCTGAGAAACCTCTCCTACCACGTCCACAAAGAGGTGCCGGGGGCGGAGAGATTTCAGGAACCCGTGGCCAATCAGGTGCCAGGGTTAGGAGGGAACCAGAAGAAAAAGAAGGAGGCAGACTGTTTTGGAGGGAAGAAGCCAAAGG AGGAGTGGTTCAGTCAAA gcTGGAGAAATGGACCAAGTGATAAAAAATATGGTACTCTGGATTTACCCAAACGCACAGAACCAATGAAAG gtCTGGAGCTGCTTTACCAGCCAGAGGTTGTGAGGCTATACCTGTCTCTCCTCACTTGCAGTCAGAACCACAACACCCTGGAGGCAGCAGCCGGAGCGCTGCAGAACCTCGCTGCAGGACACTGGGCT tgcctttgCTCAAAGTGGTCCAGTTACATCCGGGCCACAGTGAGGAAGGAGAAAGGTCTGCCTGTCCTGGTGGAGCTACTGCGTTCAGATGGTGATAAAGTGGTCCGGGCTGTAGCTATTGCTCTCCGCAACCTGGCCATAGATCGCCGCAACAAAGACCTCATAG GGAGTTATGCCATGAGGGACCTGGTCAGTAACCTGCCCTGTGGTCAACAGAGGCCAGCCAAGAACCTGGAAGGGGACACAGTGGTGGCCATTCTGAACACTATCCATGAGATCATCTCAGACAGCCCTGAGAACGCCCGAGGTCTCATACAGGGCCACGCCATCCAGAAACTGGTAGCCATCAACAAGACAAG CCAATCTGGGCGAGAGACCAAAGCAGCATCTCATGTCCTGCAGACAGTGTGGGCTTACAAGGACCTAAGAAACAGTCTCTACAAGGGAGGCTGGAACAAGAGCCACTTTAAG CCAACTAGTGGAATGCCCAAAAAACCCAAGAGCGGAAAGTCAGGCTATGATGACATCACACTGCCTCTGATGGAGAAAAATCAAG ATGGATACTCCACTGTGGAGCAGGGGGACAGAGTGGGTGATGGGCCAGGCCACATGATGGAGAGAGAGCCTCTCCAG AGTATCCCAGAGAGGAAGCACTTCATCCGGGCTGGAAGGCCTGCAGTGGGCCTGGTGGAGCGCAAACCTCCACCCCTCGACTCCTGGGTCTGA
- the LOC110523772 gene encoding armadillo repeat protein deleted in velo-cardio-facial syndrome isoform X5, whose translation MPAEVKEEQIPEGPSSLSAITLETKESHVEPADDDLNTPTSNSSVVTSTNGSSTAETEAPQHTEDPKAVEMANDQADTPTPQLPPAPQHPPVTQVPMCPDNQSLQPSPLTNVQHSSEYLTPLITTTATITTLPPPYNNTDRDPNTEIPERQNSIYTLPDPPFPGLGGDMCSGYGSLSRGGVHHSSLHTYWPSRNYQTQPGGHYTLPLPRDNYGQVGLTNQTEGEGPGDAQDVKADYPTSSYATLGGIHYLRPITTMELLMEPSRTRGGYEEALMSQVDGDPTSFFQAMSRAQMLQFPHKRCSMVSLDSIRKDPRWRDPNLREVITMLSHPMDPVKSNAAAYLQHLCYENDHMKQDVRQLKGVPVLVGLLDHPKAEVHRKACGALRNISYGKDHHNKVAIKNCDGIPALVRLLRKSSNMEVRELVTGTLWNLSSHEPLKMMIINHGLQTLTDEVIIPHSGWRRDPTEHSRPQETEWTTVFKNTSGCLRNVSSDGAEARQRLRECEGLVDALLYALQSAVAHKETDNKSVENCVCILRNLSYHVHKEVPGAERFQEPVANQVPGLGGNQKKKKEADCFGGKKPKGLELLYQPEVVRLYLSLLTCSQNHNTLEAAAGALQNLAAGHWACLCSKWSSYIRATVRKEKGLPVLVELLRSDGDKVVRAVAIALRNLAIDRRNKDLIGSYAMRDLVSNLPCGQQRPAKNLEGDTVVAILNTIHEIISDSPENARGLIQGHAIQKLVAINKTSQSGRETKAASHVLQTVWAYKDLRNSLYKGGWNKSHFKPTSGMPKKPKSGKSGYDDITLPLMEKNQDGYSTVEQGDRVGDGPGHMMEREPLQSIPERKHFIRAGRPAVGLVERKPPPLDSWV comes from the exons ATGCCTGCAGAGGTGAAAGAG GAGCAGATCCCAGAGGGGCCCTCGTCTCTGTCGGCTATAACCCTGGAGACCAAGGAATCACATGTGGAGCCTGCAGACGATGACCTGAACACACCCACCTCCAACTCCTCTGTTGTCACCTCCACCAATGGCAGCTCCACTGCAGAGACAGAGGCACCACAACACACAGAG GACCCCAAGGCTGTGGAAATGGCGAATGACCAGGCAGACACACCCACCCCACAGCTTCCCCCAGCCCCACAGCATCCCCCGGTTACCCAGGTTCCCATGTGTCCAGACAACCAATCTCTGCAGCCCAGCCCCCTGACCAACGTCCAACACTCCTCTGAGTACCTCACCCCCCTTATCACAACCACTGCTACCATCaccactctcccccctccctacAACAACACAGACCGTGATCCCAACACAGAGATCCCTGAGAGGCAGAACAGCATCTACACCCTCCCCGACCCTCCCTTTCCTGGCCTTGGAGGTGATATGTGTTCTGGGTATGGCAGCCTGTCTCGAGGAGGTGTCCACCATAGCTCCCTCCACACCTACTGGCCCTCCAGGAACTACCAGACCCAGCCCGGaggccactacaccctgcccctACCCAGGGACAACTACGGCCAGGTGGGCCTGACTAACCAGACCGAGGGGGAAGGACCAGGGGACGCCCAGGATGTAAAGGCTGACTACCCCACCTCCAGCTACGCCACCCTGGGGGGAATCCACTATCTCAGACCCATCACTACCATGGAGCTCCTGATGGAGCCGTCCAGAACCAG AGGGGGATACGAGGAGGCCCTCATGTCCCAGGTGGACGGAGACCCCACCTCCTTCTTCCAGGCCATGTCCAGGGCCCAGATGCTACAGTTCCCCCACAAGCGCTGCAGCATGGTCAGCCTGGACAGCATCCGTAAGGACCCCCGCTGGAGGGACCCCAACCTGAGGGAGGTCATCACCATGCTCAGCCACCCCATGGACCCGGTCAAGTCCAACGCCGCCGCCTACTTGCAGCACCTGTGCTACGAGAACGACCACATGAAGCAGGACGTCAGGCAGCTGAAGGGGGTTCCAGTACTGGTGGGCCTCCTGGACCACCCTAAAGCCGAGGTCCACCGCAAGGCCTGTGGAGCCCTGAGGAACATCTCCTACGGGAAAGACCACCACAACAAGGTGGCCATCAAGAACTGTGACGGCATCCCCGCCCTGGTCAGACTGCTGAGAAAGTCCAGTAACATGGAGGTCAGAGAGCTGGTCACAG GGACCCTGTGGAACCTCTCCTCCCATGAGCCTCTGAAGATGATGATCATCAACCACGGGCTCCAGACACTAACTGATGAGGTCATCATCCCCCACTCTGGCTGGAGGAGAGACCCTACTGAGCACTCCAGACCCCAGGAGACAGAGTGGACCACCGTGTTCAAGAACACCTCAGGATGTCTCAG GAATGTGAGCTCAGATGGGGCAGAGGCTCGGCAGAGACTGAGGGAGTGTGAGGGGCTGGTGGACGCACTCCTCTATGCCCTTCAGTCAGCTGTCGCACACAAGGAGACCGACAATAAG tcggtAGAGAACTGTGTCTGCATCCTGAGAAACCTCTCCTACCACGTCCACAAAGAGGTGCCGGGGGCGGAGAGATTTCAGGAACCCGTGGCCAATCAGGTGCCAGGGTTAGGAGGGAACCAGAAGAAAAAGAAGGAGGCAGACTGTTTTGGAGGGAAGAAGCCAAAGG gtCTGGAGCTGCTTTACCAGCCAGAGGTTGTGAGGCTATACCTGTCTCTCCTCACTTGCAGTCAGAACCACAACACCCTGGAGGCAGCAGCCGGAGCGCTGCAGAACCTCGCTGCAGGACACTGGGCT tgcctttgCTCAAAGTGGTCCAGTTACATCCGGGCCACAGTGAGGAAGGAGAAAGGTCTGCCTGTCCTGGTGGAGCTACTGCGTTCAGATGGTGATAAAGTGGTCCGGGCTGTAGCTATTGCTCTCCGCAACCTGGCCATAGATCGCCGCAACAAAGACCTCATAG GGAGTTATGCCATGAGGGACCTGGTCAGTAACCTGCCCTGTGGTCAACAGAGGCCAGCCAAGAACCTGGAAGGGGACACAGTGGTGGCCATTCTGAACACTATCCATGAGATCATCTCAGACAGCCCTGAGAACGCCCGAGGTCTCATACAGGGCCACGCCATCCAGAAACTGGTAGCCATCAACAAGACAAG CCAATCTGGGCGAGAGACCAAAGCAGCATCTCATGTCCTGCAGACAGTGTGGGCTTACAAGGACCTAAGAAACAGTCTCTACAAGGGAGGCTGGAACAAGAGCCACTTTAAG CCAACTAGTGGAATGCCCAAAAAACCCAAGAGCGGAAAGTCAGGCTATGATGACATCACACTGCCTCTGATGGAGAAAAATCAAG ATGGATACTCCACTGTGGAGCAGGGGGACAGAGTGGGTGATGGGCCAGGCCACATGATGGAGAGAGAGCCTCTCCAG AGTATCCCAGAGAGGAAGCACTTCATCCGGGCTGGAAGGCCTGCAGTGGGCCTGGTGGAGCGCAAACCTCCACCCCTCGACTCCTGGGTCTGA
- the LOC110523772 gene encoding armadillo repeat protein deleted in velo-cardio-facial syndrome isoform X4 — protein MPAEVKEEQIPEGPSSLSAITLETKESHVEPADDDLNTPTSNSSVVTSTNGSSTAETEAPQHTEDPKAVEMANDQADTPTPQLPPAPQHPPVTQVPMCPDNQSLQPSPLTNVQHSSEYLTPLITTTATITTLPPPYNNTDRDPNTEIPERQNSIYTLPDPPFPGLGGDMCSGYGSLSRGGVHHSSLHTYWPSRNYQTQPGGHYTLPLPRDNYGQVGLTNQTEGEGPGDAQDVKADYPTSSYATLGGIHYLRPITTMELLMEPSRTRGGYEEALMSQVDGDPTSFFQAMSRAQMLQFPHKRCSMVSLDSIRKDPRWRDPNLREVITMLSHPMDPVKSNAAAYLQHLCYENDHMKQDVRQLKGVPVLVGLLDHPKAEVHRKACGALRNISYGKDHHNKVAIKNCDGIPALVRLLRKSSNMEVRELVTGTLWNLSSHEPLKMMIINHGLQTLTDEVIIPHSGWRRDPTEHSRPQETEWTTVFKNTSGCLRNVSSDGAEARQRLRECEGLVDALLYALQSAVAHKETDNKSVENCVCILRNLSYHVHKEVPGAERFQEPVANQVPGLGGNQKKKKEADCFGGKKPKGWRNGPSDKKYGTLDLPKRTEPMKGLELLYQPEVVRLYLSLLTCSQNHNTLEAAAGALQNLAAGHWAWSSYIRATVRKEKGLPVLVELLRSDGDKVVRAVAIALRNLAIDRRNKDLIGSYAMRDLVSNLPCGQQRPAKNLEGDTVVAILNTIHEIISDSPENARGLIQGHAIQKLVAINKTSQSGRETKAASHVLQTVWAYKDLRNSLYKGGWNKSHFKPTSGMPKKPKSGKSGYDDITLPLMEKNQDGYSTVEQGDRVGDGPGHMMEREPLQSIPERKHFIRAGRPAVGLVERKPPPLDSWV, from the exons ATGCCTGCAGAGGTGAAAGAG GAGCAGATCCCAGAGGGGCCCTCGTCTCTGTCGGCTATAACCCTGGAGACCAAGGAATCACATGTGGAGCCTGCAGACGATGACCTGAACACACCCACCTCCAACTCCTCTGTTGTCACCTCCACCAATGGCAGCTCCACTGCAGAGACAGAGGCACCACAACACACAGAG GACCCCAAGGCTGTGGAAATGGCGAATGACCAGGCAGACACACCCACCCCACAGCTTCCCCCAGCCCCACAGCATCCCCCGGTTACCCAGGTTCCCATGTGTCCAGACAACCAATCTCTGCAGCCCAGCCCCCTGACCAACGTCCAACACTCCTCTGAGTACCTCACCCCCCTTATCACAACCACTGCTACCATCaccactctcccccctccctacAACAACACAGACCGTGATCCCAACACAGAGATCCCTGAGAGGCAGAACAGCATCTACACCCTCCCCGACCCTCCCTTTCCTGGCCTTGGAGGTGATATGTGTTCTGGGTATGGCAGCCTGTCTCGAGGAGGTGTCCACCATAGCTCCCTCCACACCTACTGGCCCTCCAGGAACTACCAGACCCAGCCCGGaggccactacaccctgcccctACCCAGGGACAACTACGGCCAGGTGGGCCTGACTAACCAGACCGAGGGGGAAGGACCAGGGGACGCCCAGGATGTAAAGGCTGACTACCCCACCTCCAGCTACGCCACCCTGGGGGGAATCCACTATCTCAGACCCATCACTACCATGGAGCTCCTGATGGAGCCGTCCAGAACCAG AGGGGGATACGAGGAGGCCCTCATGTCCCAGGTGGACGGAGACCCCACCTCCTTCTTCCAGGCCATGTCCAGGGCCCAGATGCTACAGTTCCCCCACAAGCGCTGCAGCATGGTCAGCCTGGACAGCATCCGTAAGGACCCCCGCTGGAGGGACCCCAACCTGAGGGAGGTCATCACCATGCTCAGCCACCCCATGGACCCGGTCAAGTCCAACGCCGCCGCCTACTTGCAGCACCTGTGCTACGAGAACGACCACATGAAGCAGGACGTCAGGCAGCTGAAGGGGGTTCCAGTACTGGTGGGCCTCCTGGACCACCCTAAAGCCGAGGTCCACCGCAAGGCCTGTGGAGCCCTGAGGAACATCTCCTACGGGAAAGACCACCACAACAAGGTGGCCATCAAGAACTGTGACGGCATCCCCGCCCTGGTCAGACTGCTGAGAAAGTCCAGTAACATGGAGGTCAGAGAGCTGGTCACAG GGACCCTGTGGAACCTCTCCTCCCATGAGCCTCTGAAGATGATGATCATCAACCACGGGCTCCAGACACTAACTGATGAGGTCATCATCCCCCACTCTGGCTGGAGGAGAGACCCTACTGAGCACTCCAGACCCCAGGAGACAGAGTGGACCACCGTGTTCAAGAACACCTCAGGATGTCTCAG GAATGTGAGCTCAGATGGGGCAGAGGCTCGGCAGAGACTGAGGGAGTGTGAGGGGCTGGTGGACGCACTCCTCTATGCCCTTCAGTCAGCTGTCGCACACAAGGAGACCGACAATAAG tcggtAGAGAACTGTGTCTGCATCCTGAGAAACCTCTCCTACCACGTCCACAAAGAGGTGCCGGGGGCGGAGAGATTTCAGGAACCCGTGGCCAATCAGGTGCCAGGGTTAGGAGGGAACCAGAAGAAAAAGAAGGAGGCAGACTGTTTTGGAGGGAAGAAGCCAAAGG gcTGGAGAAATGGACCAAGTGATAAAAAATATGGTACTCTGGATTTACCCAAACGCACAGAACCAATGAAAG gtCTGGAGCTGCTTTACCAGCCAGAGGTTGTGAGGCTATACCTGTCTCTCCTCACTTGCAGTCAGAACCACAACACCCTGGAGGCAGCAGCCGGAGCGCTGCAGAACCTCGCTGCAGGACACTGGGCT TGGTCCAGTTACATCCGGGCCACAGTGAGGAAGGAGAAAGGTCTGCCTGTCCTGGTGGAGCTACTGCGTTCAGATGGTGATAAAGTGGTCCGGGCTGTAGCTATTGCTCTCCGCAACCTGGCCATAGATCGCCGCAACAAAGACCTCATAG GGAGTTATGCCATGAGGGACCTGGTCAGTAACCTGCCCTGTGGTCAACAGAGGCCAGCCAAGAACCTGGAAGGGGACACAGTGGTGGCCATTCTGAACACTATCCATGAGATCATCTCAGACAGCCCTGAGAACGCCCGAGGTCTCATACAGGGCCACGCCATCCAGAAACTGGTAGCCATCAACAAGACAAG CCAATCTGGGCGAGAGACCAAAGCAGCATCTCATGTCCTGCAGACAGTGTGGGCTTACAAGGACCTAAGAAACAGTCTCTACAAGGGAGGCTGGAACAAGAGCCACTTTAAG CCAACTAGTGGAATGCCCAAAAAACCCAAGAGCGGAAAGTCAGGCTATGATGACATCACACTGCCTCTGATGGAGAAAAATCAAG ATGGATACTCCACTGTGGAGCAGGGGGACAGAGTGGGTGATGGGCCAGGCCACATGATGGAGAGAGAGCCTCTCCAG AGTATCCCAGAGAGGAAGCACTTCATCCGGGCTGGAAGGCCTGCAGTGGGCCTGGTGGAGCGCAAACCTCCACCCCTCGACTCCTGGGTCTGA